The DNA window CGAAAAGCGCGTCGCCTTCCGCCGCGCCATGCGTAAGGCCGTCGACAGCGCCCAGCGCTTCGGCTGCAAAGGCATCAAGGTTCGCGTCAGCGGCCGCTTGAACGGGGCAGAAATTGCCCGTACCGAGTGGTACCTGCACGGCCAGTTGCCGCTCCATACGCTGCGCGCCGACATCGACTTCGGCTTTGCTGAGGCGCACACCACTTACGGTGTGATTGGTGTGAAGTGCTGGATTTATAAGGGTGACCTTGGCGAAGGCCAGCGCCGCGTGATGCTGCGCAACGACAACGATCCGCAACCCCGTCCGAAGCGCGACAATCGCGATCGCGGCCCGCGCCGTGACGACCGTCCGCGTTCGGGTGGTCCGGGTGGCGACCGTGGTCCGAGCGACCGGGTTGGATTTGATGGCCGTTCGCGCCAGGAAGCCTCGGTTCCGCCGGTGGCTGACTCCGGTGTGGTGGTGACGCCGCCCGAGGTGCCGTCGACCATCAAGAGTGGGGCGCCGATTCTGCCTCCCATGGCTCCGCCGACCCCGAGCTGGAAGCAGGAAGCAGCTCCTGAAGCTGAGGCTGGTAACGTGGAAACTCCGGCAACGGAAGAACCGAAGGCTGAGTAGGCCGCAACGAATTTTTGCAAAGAGGATAACGACCTATGTTGATGCCAAAGAAAGTCAAGTTCCGCAAACAGCAGCGTGGCCGCATGCGCGGAATGGCTTATCGCGGTTCGAGTGTCGACTTCGGCGAATATGGCTTGAAGGCGCTGGCTTGTGGATACATCACCAACCGCCAGCTTGAGGCCGCCCGTATCGCTATGACGCGCTACATCAAGCGCGGTGGTAAGGTCTGGATTCGAATCTTTCCGGACAAGCCGGTGACCAAGAAGCCGGCCGAAGTCCGAATGGGTTCTGGTAAGGGCGCTCCGGATGGATGGGTGTGCGTCATTCGCCCGGGCAAGATTTTGTTTGAGATGGAAGGCGTGCCGCTTGAGACGGCGCAAGAAGCGTTCCGATTGGCTGCCATGAAGTTGCCGATCAAGACGAAGCTTGTGCAGCGGACCGCGCTGTAGGACGAGGACGTAGAAGATGAACGCCGAAACAATTCGTGGCCTCGATGCGGCCGAAATCAAGAAGCAATTGAGCGAAGGCGACGAGACGATGTTCCGTCTCCGCTTTCAGCTCTCAATGGGCCAGATGGAAGGCATCAAGAAACTGCGGGAGCTCAAAAAGGATCGCGCCCGGATCATGACGGTCCTGCGTGAAAAAGAGTTGGCCGCCCAAAAGGAAGGCAAGTAAGCCATGGCCGAAACAGCAGTCAAGCAGCCCAATAAGCAGGAAAAAGTCGGCGAAGTCATCTCGACCAAAATGGCCAAGACGATCATCGTCGAGGTCACGCGGAAGGTGCAGCATCCGCTCTATAAGCGAATTCTGACCCGCCGTAACAAGTTTTATGCCCACGATGAAGAGGGCAAGGCAAAGATGGGCGACCAGGTGCGCATCATCGAGAGCCGGCCGTTGAGCAAGCTGAAACGCTGGCAACTGGCTGAGGTGCTCCGCGAAGCAGTTCGCATTGCCATTGTCGATGGTCCGTCCGACGAGCGCATTGCGCGCGCCGCAGCGGTCAAATCGGCGAAGAAGAACAAGAAGTAGCGCAAGCTGCTGACTTAAAAAGAGTTTAGTTAGAAGAGTTCAGTGAAGGTTCCGGAGATAACGCAATGATTGGGATGAGAACAATGCTGGAAGTGGCGGACAACAGTGGCGCCCGGAAGCTCCAGTGCATTCTGCCGCGCGGAGGTGACAAAGGTCTCACCGCGGGTCTCGGCGACATCATCACGGCTGCCGTGAAGGAAGCCGCTCCCGATTCCAACGTGAAGAAGGGCAAGGTTGTCCGTGCGGTCATCGTGCGGATGCGCAAGGAAGCCCGCCGCAAGGACGGAACCTACATCCGTTTCGATTCAAACGCGGCCGTTCTGGTGAACGAACTCGGTGAGCCGGTTGGCACCCGCGTGTTCGGCCCGGTGGCTCGCGAACTGCGCGACAAACGTTTCATGAAGATTGTATCGCTCGCCCCGGAGGTGGTTTAGTTCCATGGCGTCATTGAGCAAAATGAATGCCTCTGAGAAGGCAGGAATTCCCAAGCGGATCCGTCTGAAGAAGGACGACATGGTGAAGGTCATTGCCGGAAAAGATAAGGGCAAGACTGGAAAAATCATCGAAGTGAACCGGACTGTCGGACGGGTGCTCGTCGAAGGTATTAGCATGGTAAAGCGGGCTACGAAGCCCAACCCGGCCAAGGGCATCAAGGGCGGCTTCCAGGAGCGCGAGTCCAGCATCCACGTCTCGAACGTGATGTTGCTGACCAGCGGTGGGATTCCGACCCGCATTGGTACCAAGGTGGAGACGGTGGGCGGAAAAACCCGCCGCACGCGCATCGCGCGGAAAACCGGTGAGGTGCTGGATTCCAAGTAGTTCGACTCGTTCGAACTAGCCAGGTCCCTCCCAACACATATGAGGTCATAGGTAAGCAATGAAAGCGCGGCTACGAGAAGTTTATTTGAAGAAGGTGGTTCCGGCCCTCCAGCAGGAGTTTGGCTACAAGAACCCCATGGCGATTCCGAAAATCGAGAAGATCTCGATCAATCTCGGCCTCGGCGAAGCCACCGGCAACGCGAAGCTGATGGACATCGCAGTCCAGGAACTGACCGCGATCAGCGGACAGAAGCCCGTGGTGACGAAGGCGAAGAAATCGATCGCAGCTTTCAAGCTCCGCGAAGGCATGCCAATTGGCTGCATGGTCACCCTGCGGGGCGACGCGATGTATGAGTTCTACGACCGCTTCACGTCCATTGCTCTGCCGCGCGTCCGCGATTTCCGCGGCGTGAACCCGAAGTCCTTTGACGGTCGTGGCAACTACACGATGGGCATCAAGGACCAGCTCATTTTCCCCGAAATCGACTACAACAAGGTCGACAAAGCCCGGGGTATGAACATCTGTATCACCACCACGGCAACGAACGACGCGGAAGCGTTGGCATTGCTGAAGTATATGGGAATGCCGTTCCGCCAGTAGGCGTAGAGCGAAGCGAGGAAAAGAGACACGATGGCAACTACCGCGAAAATCGCCAAGGATAACAAGAAGCCGAAGTTCGAATGCCAGCACCGCAACCGCTGCGGCCGCTGCGGCCGTCCTCGGGCCTATCTGAGAAAGTTCAACCTCTGCCGCATCTGCTTCCGCAACCTTGCGTTGGCGGGTGAAGTTCCCGGCGTGACCAAATCGAGCTGGTAGAGATCAAGCGAGAAGGAAAAGAGAGATATATCGATGACGACCGATCCCATCGCAGACATGCTCACCCGCGTCCGCAACGCCCTGAAGTCGCGGCACTCGAAGGTGGATGTCCCCTCCTCCAAGTTGAAGTTGGAAATCGCCCGGATCCTCAAGGATGAGGGCTATATTCTGAACTTCAAGCTGGCGGAAGAAGGCGTCAAGAAGACGATCAAGATTTACCTGAAGTACACGCCCTCCAACGACAGCGTGATCTCGCAGCTGCAGCGCATCTCGCGCCCCGGTTGCCGGGTCTATGTCGGCAGCAAGGAAGTACCGAAGGTGCTCGGCGGCCTGGGGATCAACATCCTCACCACCCCGCAGGGCGTTATGACCGGTAAGAGCGCGCGCAAAGCCAACGTGGGCGGCGAAGTGCTCTGCCAGATCTACTAACAGAGAAGAAGAGATTCAGAGTTTATGTCACGTGTAGGGAAAAAGCCAATTGCTCTTCCGGGCGGAGTGAAGCTCCAGATCGGTGAAGAGCTGCAGGTAGAAGGGCCGAAGGGAAAACTTCTGGTCCCCATTCCGAAGGGCATCACGATTGAGAACAAGAACGGCACCGTCGAAGTCACTCGCGAGAGCGACAAGTACGCCGCCCTCCATGGTCTCACTCGTGCGCTTGCTTCGAATGCGATTGTGGGAGTTTCCAGCGGTTGGACGCGCGAGCTGGACATCGTCGGAATCGGGTATCGTTGCGATGTGAAGGGCAATCTTGCGACCTTTACTCTCGGCTACAGCCATTCCATCGAGTTTTTGCTGCCTCAGGGCGTCGACATGACCGTCGACAAGCAAACACACATTGTCCTGAAGAGCCATGACCGGCAGTTGGTCGGGCAGGTGGCCGCAAAAATGCGCGCTCTCCGTCCCCCGGATCCGTACAAGAACAAGGGCGTTCGCTACACTGGCGAAGTACTGCGTAAGAAGGTCGGCAAGAGCGGCGCTGGCGGCAAGGGTAAGTAAGGCGAGGACTGAAAGATGAAATCACAAGTAAATCGCGACGAAGTACGCCGCCGCATCCACACCCGGATCCGGAAACGCGTGAAGGGAACCGCCGAACGTCCCCGTTTGGCTGTGTTCCGTAGCCTGAATCATATTTATGCGCAGGTCATCGACGACCGTACCGGTCACACCCTTGCTTCTGCCTCGAGCGCTGAGAAGAGTTCGACGGTGAAGAGCGGTGGAAACATCGATGCAGCAAAGGCGGTGGGAGCGCTGGTGGCCGAGCGGGCCAAGGCCGCAGGTGTCGCCTCAGTAGTGTTCGATCGTGGTGGGTTCCTGTACCACGGCCGGGTGAAAGCCCTGGCCGACGCCGCGCGCGAGGGTGGACTTCAGTTTTAGGTTAGGCCGTTAAGGAAAACGCATGGCAACACATTTAGTGAAAAAGGTAGAAGCGGCCGGCTTGAATCTCAAGGAACAGGTCGTATCGATCAACCGCGTCACCAAGGTAGTAAAGGGCGGTAAGAACCTCAGTTTCGCCGCCTTGGTTGTGGTGGGCGACGCCGAAAAGCGCGTGGTCGGCTATGGCACGGGCAAGGCCAAGGAAGTTCCTGCGGCCATCAAGAAGGGCATTGAGGCGGCCAAGAAGAATCTGCGCCAGATCAATACCCTGCCGACGACTATTCTGCACAAGGTCGAAGGCCGTTTCGGAGCTGGAAGCGTCATGCTGAAGCCGGCGCCGGAAGGTACAGGCGTCATTGCTGGCGGCCCGGTCCGCGCCGTCATCGAAAGCGTCGGTATCCCGAACATCCTCACCAAGAATCTCGGTTCGCGCAACCCGCACAATGCGGTGAAGGCAACCGTCAATGCACTCGAGCAGCTGCGTGAGAAGGCAGCGATTGCCGACATGCGCGGCATTGCGATTGAAAAGCTCTAACGGAGAAGCTGTATCATGGCCGAGAAAACTATCAAAATCAAACGGATTGGCAGTCCGATCTGCTGTCCGAAGACCCAGAAGGCCATTGTGCTGAGCCTGGGCCTGAAGAAAATGAACCGTGTAGTGGTGCGCCCCGACACGCCAGCCTTCCGTGGCATGGTGCTGAAGGTGCCTCACCTGTTGGCGATCGTCGAAGAGTAGTCGGAGAATCAGAGAAGAGCGATGAACTTAAGCAACCTCCACCCGCCGGCCGGGCAAAAGCAGAAGAAGCAGCGTATTGGCCAGGGTATGGGCTCACGCCGCGGCAAATTTTCGGGCCGGGGCGCCAAGGGCGCCAAGTCGATCAGCGGTTACTCGAAGATGCGCGGCTTTGAAGGCGGCCAGATGCCGTTGCATCGCCGCATGCCGAAGCGTGGCTTTACCAATCCGTTCCGCGAAGAATACGTGGTGTTGAACCTCAGCCGCCTCGACAAGCTCGAAGGCTCCGAGTTCTCCCCCGAAAGCCTCCAGGCTGCCGGCGTGCTCAAGAAGCTCGAGAAGGGGCTCAAGATCCTCGGTACCGGCGAGATTACCCGGGCCATCAAGGTTCTCGCGCACCAGGTCAGTGAAGCGGCCAAGGCGAAGATTGAAGCTGCCGGTGGCAGTGTCGATCTGATCCCTCCCTTCGTGCCCGCGCCGATCAAGAACCCGAAGCGTGACGCGGCTCTGTTGCGCAAAGCCTCCAAGAAAAAGTAGTTCCCACAAGGATCGACCACTAAACACATGAAGTTCTTCGAAGCCTTCGCAAACGTGTTCCGGATTCCCGATCTTCGCAATCGGATCCTGTTCACGCTCGCCATGTTGGCCGTATATCGTCTCGGCGGACACATCCCCACTCCGGGGATTGACGCCAACCGGCTTGAGGACTATTTCAAGCAAAACGCGGGCGGTATTTTCGGCTTCTTCGACTTGTTCAGCGGTGGCATGTTCCGCCGTTTGACGATTTTCGCGTTGGGCATCATGCCTTACATCACCTCGTCGATCATCTTGCAGTTGTTGACGGTGGTGGTGCCAACGCTTGAGAAGTTGTCGAAGGAAGGCGAAATGGGGCGCCGCAAGATCACCCAGTGGACCCGTTATCTGACGGTCATTCTGGCCTTGTTCCAGTCGGCTGGGATCGCTACGGCGTTACAGGCTGCAGGGACGACGGGCGGCGGTTTTGTTCTCAACCCGGGCATGGGCTTCATTCTGATGACCATGATCAGTCTGACCACCGGTACGGCCTTTATCATGTGGCTTGGCGAGCAGATCACCGAGCGTGGCATTGGCAACGGCATGTCGTTGATTATCTTCACCGGCATCGTCATCGGACTTCCCACCGCGATGATGGAGATTTACAACAACGTCTTTGTCACCCGCCAGTGGAATCCGCTGCAAATGCTGATCATCCTGGCGCTGATGATTTGCGTGATTGCGCTGATCGTCCTTGTGGAACGCGGCGAACGCCGCATTCCGGTCCAGTACGCCAAGCGTGTCGTCGGCCGCCGTGTGATGGGGGGACAACAAACCCACCTGCCACTCAAGGTAAACGCCGGCGGTGTGATTCCGGTCATCTTCGCCCAGAGTTTGCTGACCTTCCCGCAGAGCTTTCTGCAGGTGGAATGGATCAAGAACAATCGCTGG is part of the Bryobacter aggregatus MPL3 genome and encodes:
- the rplR gene encoding 50S ribosomal protein L18 encodes the protein MKSQVNRDEVRRRIHTRIRKRVKGTAERPRLAVFRSLNHIYAQVIDDRTGHTLASASSAEKSSTVKSGGNIDAAKAVGALVAERAKAAGVASVVFDRGGFLYHGRVKALADAAREGGLQF
- the rpmD gene encoding 50S ribosomal protein L30 — its product is MAEKTIKIKRIGSPICCPKTQKAIVLSLGLKKMNRVVVRPDTPAFRGMVLKVPHLLAIVEE
- the secY gene encoding preprotein translocase subunit SecY, whose protein sequence is MKFFEAFANVFRIPDLRNRILFTLAMLAVYRLGGHIPTPGIDANRLEDYFKQNAGGIFGFFDLFSGGMFRRLTIFALGIMPYITSSIILQLLTVVVPTLEKLSKEGEMGRRKITQWTRYLTVILALFQSAGIATALQAAGTTGGGFVLNPGMGFILMTMISLTTGTAFIMWLGEQITERGIGNGMSLIIFTGIVIGLPTAMMEIYNNVFVTRQWNPLQMLIILALMICVIALIVLVERGERRIPVQYAKRVVGRRVMGGQQTHLPLKVNAGGVIPVIFAQSLLTFPQSFLQVEWIKNNRWIAGILESIGHTQPLYFILYTALIVFFCFFYVSIIFNPNEAADNMRKFGGFIPGIRPGKNTADYMNRILTRITVVGGLYLALLSLLPEIMISGIKLQRLPLVGNWIDSAFPRWLLDGLGVSFYFGGTSLLIVVGVAMDTVNQVEAQLIMRHYEGFTPKAGRIRGRRSSV
- the rplX gene encoding 50S ribosomal protein L24, whose translation is MNASEKAGIPKRIRLKKDDMVKVIAGKDKGKTGKIIEVNRTVGRVLVEGISMVKRATKPNPAKGIKGGFQERESSIHVSNVMLLTSGGIPTRIGTKVETVGGKTRRTRIARKTGEVLDSK
- the rplN gene encoding 50S ribosomal protein L14; this encodes MIGMRTMLEVADNSGARKLQCILPRGGDKGLTAGLGDIITAAVKEAAPDSNVKKGKVVRAVIVRMRKEARRKDGTYIRFDSNAAVLVNELGEPVGTRVFGPVARELRDKRFMKIVSLAPEVV
- the rplE gene encoding 50S ribosomal protein L5, giving the protein MKARLREVYLKKVVPALQQEFGYKNPMAIPKIEKISINLGLGEATGNAKLMDIAVQELTAISGQKPVVTKAKKSIAAFKLREGMPIGCMVTLRGDAMYEFYDRFTSIALPRVRDFRGVNPKSFDGRGNYTMGIKDQLIFPEIDYNKVDKARGMNICITTTATNDAEALALLKYMGMPFRQ
- a CDS encoding type Z 30S ribosomal protein S14 — its product is MATTAKIAKDNKKPKFECQHRNRCGRCGRPRAYLRKFNLCRICFRNLALAGEVPGVTKSSW
- the rplP gene encoding 50S ribosomal protein L16, producing the protein MLMPKKVKFRKQQRGRMRGMAYRGSSVDFGEYGLKALACGYITNRQLEAARIAMTRYIKRGGKVWIRIFPDKPVTKKPAEVRMGSGKGAPDGWVCVIRPGKILFEMEGVPLETAQEAFRLAAMKLPIKTKLVQRTAL
- the rplO gene encoding 50S ribosomal protein L15, translating into MNLSNLHPPAGQKQKKQRIGQGMGSRRGKFSGRGAKGAKSISGYSKMRGFEGGQMPLHRRMPKRGFTNPFREEYVVLNLSRLDKLEGSEFSPESLQAAGVLKKLEKGLKILGTGEITRAIKVLAHQVSEAAKAKIEAAGGSVDLIPPFVPAPIKNPKRDAALLRKASKKK
- the rpsC gene encoding 30S ribosomal protein S3 codes for the protein MGQKVHPFGFRLGVTKTWKSRWFAKQDYSKLLFEDLELKDSLRNRLKSAGVSSIEVDRPGNKLRITIRTSRPGIIIGRKGAEIEKLKQDLAKKTKREVFIDIQEVHKPELDAQLVSESIALQLEKRVAFRRAMRKAVDSAQRFGCKGIKVRVSGRLNGAEIARTEWYLHGQLPLHTLRADIDFGFAEAHTTYGVIGVKCWIYKGDLGEGQRRVMLRNDNDPQPRPKRDNRDRGPRRDDRPRSGGPGGDRGPSDRVGFDGRSRQEASVPPVADSGVVVTPPEVPSTIKSGAPILPPMAPPTPSWKQEAAPEAEAGNVETPATEEPKAE
- the rpmC gene encoding 50S ribosomal protein L29, with product MNAETIRGLDAAEIKKQLSEGDETMFRLRFQLSMGQMEGIKKLRELKKDRARIMTVLREKELAAQKEGK
- the rpsE gene encoding 30S ribosomal protein S5, with the translated sequence MATHLVKKVEAAGLNLKEQVVSINRVTKVVKGGKNLSFAALVVVGDAEKRVVGYGTGKAKEVPAAIKKGIEAAKKNLRQINTLPTTILHKVEGRFGAGSVMLKPAPEGTGVIAGGPVRAVIESVGIPNILTKNLGSRNPHNAVKATVNALEQLREKAAIADMRGIAIEKL
- the rplF gene encoding 50S ribosomal protein L6; this encodes MSRVGKKPIALPGGVKLQIGEELQVEGPKGKLLVPIPKGITIENKNGTVEVTRESDKYAALHGLTRALASNAIVGVSSGWTRELDIVGIGYRCDVKGNLATFTLGYSHSIEFLLPQGVDMTVDKQTHIVLKSHDRQLVGQVAAKMRALRPPDPYKNKGVRYTGEVLRKKVGKSGAGGKGK
- the rpsH gene encoding 30S ribosomal protein S8 yields the protein MTTDPIADMLTRVRNALKSRHSKVDVPSSKLKLEIARILKDEGYILNFKLAEEGVKKTIKIYLKYTPSNDSVISQLQRISRPGCRVYVGSKEVPKVLGGLGINILTTPQGVMTGKSARKANVGGEVLCQIY
- the rpsQ gene encoding 30S ribosomal protein S17, which produces MAETAVKQPNKQEKVGEVISTKMAKTIIVEVTRKVQHPLYKRILTRRNKFYAHDEEGKAKMGDQVRIIESRPLSKLKRWQLAEVLREAVRIAIVDGPSDERIARAAAVKSAKKNKK